GCGAGCGCAGCGGCGTGCGTGGCCTCGCCCTGGCCACGGCTGCCGGCGCCCTCACTCCGGGCGGCCCGTTCGCCGCCTTCCCGCTGGTGGTGGCCCTGCTGCGCTCGGGTGCCGCGTTCGAGGTGTGCGTCGCCTACCTCACCGCCTGGTCGGTCCTCGGCCTGAACCGCGCCCTGGTCTGGGAGATCCCGTTCTTCGGGCTCGACTTCGTTGCGCTGAAGATGCTCGTCTCCCTGCCCCTGCCCTTTCTGGCCGCACTCCTGGCCCGCCCGTTGGGCCGTCGCGTGAGACGTTGGGCATGCTGAGTGCTTTTGTGACCATCCTCATCCTGCTGGGGATCTGCGCGGCGATCGCGCAGTTCCAGCCCCACGGCAGCCATCGTGCCGCCGCCCGGGAGGGCTGGCGACAACTCCAGCCGCTGCTCACGCGCCTCCCGGTAGCGCTCATCGCGGCAGCCTTCCTGGCCGTGCTGATTCCGGCCGAGGCGGTCGGCTCGCTGTTCGGCGAGGACTCGGGCGGCGCAGGGATCCTGATCGCATCGTTGCTCGGCGGCTTCCTGCCCGGCGGACCGGTGGTCGCCTTCCCTCTAGTCGTGGTGCTGAGCGACGCCGGCGCCGGCATGGCTCAGCTCATCGCACTGATCACCGCCTGGTCGGTGCTCGCCTTCCACCGCGTCGCCGCCTTCGAGCTGCCGATGCTCGGCGCCCGCACCACCGCGGCCCGCCTGCTGGTCTCCCTGCCGCTGCCAGTACTCGCCGGAGTAGCGGCCGGTGCGCTGACCGGGGCGCTGGCACCTTGAGGCCCCGCGCCCGGCCGCCGATCAGACCGGGCGCAGCGCCAACCCGAAGATGATCAGGGCCACAATGAGCGCCAAGGTCACCGCCAGCAGGGGGTGGCGGCGAAACCCGCCCGGGCTGGCGAGCTCCCGGAGCAACCTGCGCAGTCGATCAATCCTCATCCGATAGCGCCCCTTATCCGCCGCCCCTGTCCACCTGCACAGCGGGTTTTGCTCACAATCGAGGGGTTCCACGCGTTGGACTCAGCGGGCAGGTAGGGTCAACCGGAACGTGCAGACCCGCTCGATCAGCTCCAGATCGTGGCTGATTACAATGACACACGCCCCGGAGTCCGCCAAGCGCTGCAGGTTCCGCACGATCAGCGTGAGATTCGCGCCGTCGAGTCCACTGGTCGGCTCACCAACGCAGACCCCCGGTTGCCGAGCCGGGCATTCCGGACTAGAATCGCATTCGCTAATGATTCTCATCCGCGCCCTGGCGGATTGACGCTCCGGGCACGGGCAGAGGCACGGCAATCAGAGGAAGCAGCCATGACCAAACGGAACCAGGAGCCGACGACCGCCGCCCACAGCCAGGAGGTTCCCACTCCGAGCGATCATCAGCGCGAACAGACCTCAAGGACCCCGCACATGGACAGCGCTGCCCTCTTCAACGGCGCGAATCGTGTCTTCATCCACCACCGCGGTGAGGCGTACCAGCTCCGTGAGACAAGACAGGGCAAACTCATCCTGACCAAGTGACCCGGGCCGTTTCACCCCGGCTCTACGCCCTACATTCCATCGTTTTTTATTCCATTTTCGCGAGCCAGGTGCTGCCCCCTGCACCCAGCCAGCCACTGCGTAAACCGTGATCCACCCGGGGCCTACCCGGGGATCGCACTTTGGACTGGCCATCAGGAGGCTTTGCACGATGCATCCGAAACGAACGCAGACGCCGCTTCTCACCTGCACCAGCCTGGCGGTGCTCGGCGCCCTCAGCACCACCGCCGGGGCCGATGAGGCCCCGACCGCGCTCCCCGAAGTCCTCGTTGAACCGCCGGAGGAGATCGAGGGCAGCGGCACCGAGCGGATCAGCCGGCAACAGTCCCACCGTCTGCAGGACCTGTTCCGGGGCGACTCGGAATCCCACGTGGGCGGTCCACGCCAGGCGCGACGCCTCTATCTGCGCGGTATCGAGGGGAACCAGACCCGGGTCACGGTCGACGGCGCCCGGCAGGGCCGGGATCTGCACAACCACCGGGGCGGCCTCGCCGGGATCGATCCCGCCTTCCTCCGCTACGCCGAGGCCGAACCCGGACCGCCGGCGGCGGACGACGGCCACGGCGCCACCGGCGGCTCGGTCCGCTTCGAGACCATCGACGCAGGCGACCTCGTCGACCCCGAGACCGGCTACGGCGGCTTCGCGCGGGGCGTCCGGGGCAGCGCGGCCGACTCCCTGGCCACCAGTGCGGCGGGCGCCATCTACCCCACCGAACGGATCGGACTGCTCGTGGGCGGCAGTTACACGACCACCGAGGACTATCGCCTCGGTGGTGGCGAGATCAAGGATTACACGGCGTACGATGACCGCAATCTCCTGCTTCGGCTCAACGCCGATGGCGAACAGCAGCGGGTCCGACTTGGCTATGAGGAGAACGAGAACCTGGGGGAATTGCCCCTCAGCGGCGGCGATCGTCCGCCCTTTGAAGAGGACGACCTTACCGATCAGCGTATGGT
Above is a genomic segment from Halorhodospira halophila containing:
- a CDS encoding permease encodes the protein MTIFFAVLALGAGAAVYVLHGPAAWWDALSRAGELMLQVAPILVAALLMSGYVQTLIPRHAIERWLGERSGVRGLALATAAGALTPGGPFAAFPLVVALLRSGAAFEVCVAYLTAWSVLGLNRALVWEIPFFGLDFVALKMLVSLPLPFLAALLARPLGRRVRRWAC
- a CDS encoding hemin uptake protein HemP codes for the protein MTKRNQEPTTAAHSQEVPTPSDHQREQTSRTPHMDSAALFNGANRVFIHHRGEAYQLRETRQGKLILTK